In the genome of Oncorhynchus gorbuscha isolate QuinsamMale2020 ecotype Even-year linkage group LG05, OgorEven_v1.0, whole genome shotgun sequence, the window ccctccctcaccacctgactctagcttccattccctcaccacctgaccctatcttccattccctcaccacctgaccctagcttccattccctccctcaccacctgaccctagcttccattccctccctcaccacctgaccctagcttccattccctcaccacctgaccctagcttccattccctcaccacctgaccctagcttccattccctcaccacctgaccctagcttccattccctcaccacctgaccctagcttccattccctcaccacctgaccctagcttccattccctcctcaCCTGAACAAAGcttccactctgtccctccccACCTGActctagcttccattccctcaccacctgaccctagcttccattccctcctcaCCTGAACAAAGcttccactctgtccctccccACCTGTCCCAGCTTTCATTCCCTCCCCACTTGACACTAGCTAACCTGACCCCTTCTACTGGAAAAAGAGCAGaagagatctgggaccaggttaaccTGACCCATTCTACTGGGAAAAAACAACAACCTTATCTGTGATTCCCTAACCTGAGATAACAGCTCATagatgccctctctctctcaggggtcTCTTGTGATTGgtgcattttatttttatttacatgTAATATTAAGGAAGTAACTCCTCTACATCTCATTTTATTCAAATAATTAATAAATGCCCTTTCTATGTTATTTGTTCATTCATCTGAACCAGGTTCAAGTGAATAGCTGTTTCCCATCTGCATTGTTTCGCCTGACGTGAAAACTCATGGCTCAGTTCCTATGTTTATCGATTATGGTTGTTGTCAAACTTTTAAAAACACTTCATTTAATTAAGCGTACTTGTTTTGTTCAAAATGGGATATCTAATATTCTCTATGTCCCTTGTCCAGGTGGATGGAATTTTCCATGTGGTTTTTGCCGCTGGTGCAAAAGTGACTCATTTAGGGACTCATTTAGGGACTCATTTAGGGACTACTTTAGGGACTCATTTAGGGACTCTGACTACTTTAGGGACTCATTTAGTGACTACTTTAGGGACTCATTTAGGGACTACTTTAGGGACTCATTTAGGGACTACTTTAGGGACTCATTTAGGGACTCATTTAGTTACTCCTTTAGGGACTACTTTAGTGACTCATTTAGTGACTCATTTAGTGACTCATTTAGTGACTCATTTAGTGACTCATTTAGTGACTCATTTAGGGACTCCTTTAGGGACTCCTTTAGGGACTCATTTAGGGACTCATTTAGTGACTCCTTTAGTGACTCATTTAGTGACTCATTTAGGGACTCCTTTAGGGACTCCTTTAGGGACTCATTTAGTGACTCCTTTAGTGACTCATTTAGTGACTCCTTTAGTGACTCATTTAGGGACTACTTTAGTGACTCCTTTAGGGACTCATTTAGTGACTCCTTTAGTGACTCATTTAGTGACTCATTTAGTGACTCATTTAGGGACTACTTTAGGGACTCATTTAGTGACTCATTTAGGGACTCATTTAGTGACTCATTTAGTGACTCCTTTAGTGACTCATTTAGTGACTCATTTAGCGACTCCTTTCCATTATATTTATCTGTTCAATCCTAAGTGAGGTTTCTCTAAATATTTTTTCTACACTTAGGAAGGTAATCAGAACCTTATCTTATTcacagagtaccacagtatggGAAATGAttcctcctgacccctcctgtctcagcctccagtatttatgctgcagtagtttatgtgtcgggggggctagggtcagtttgttatatctggagtacttctcctgtcttatccggtgtcctgtgtgaatttaagtatgctctgtctaattctctctttctctctttcgttctctctttctttctctctctcggagtacttgagccctaggaccatgcctcaggactacctggcatgatgactccttgctgtccccagtccacctggccgtgctgctgctccagtttcaactgttctgcctgcggcgatggaaccctgacctgttcaccggacatgctacctgtcccagacctgctgttttcaactctctagagacagcaggagcggtagagatactctcaatgatcagctatgaaaagccaactgacatttactcctgttgcaccctctacaaccactgtgattattattatttgaccctgctggtcatctaagaccatttgaacatcttggccatgttctgttataatctccacccggcacagccagaagaggactggccacccctcatctCTAAAATAAAATTACATTGCAATATATTTCAAACAAAATCATGTCTGTCTTTTCACTATCCCAGGTCATGGTCAGATTAAAAGACAatagctctctctcttttactaGATGTGTTTTTAATGAATGTCAATtctaccaacatttctgaaataTCTTATTTTGGAATCAAACCCTTCAAAACAACCTTTTAATGATGATAGAAAGTATCACCTGCTTAAAGACTATAACATTTACTAACTGTCTGGAAAAACAGAACATGGTGTCGCTTTTGTAATTGATGCTTATAGTCACATTCTTTAATGAAACAACTGAAcaatagaaaaacaacaaaacgacaaACGAACAGCTCTGTACAGTGAagaaaaacacagaacagaaaataatcacccacaccacacaggtgggaaaaaggctgcctaagtatgattctcaatctgagacacctgcctctgattgagaaccataccaggccaaacacaaaaccacaacatagaaaaacgaacatagactacccacccaactcacgccctgaccatactaaaacaaagacataacaaaagaactaaggtcagaacgtgacagccatagtagtatggcaCCCCTGAAGCAAATGAGGGTTAAGTGTCtcgggcacatcaacagatttttttcACATTGTCCGCTCAGGTATTCCTAGCTTCCATTCCCACAGCAacgtttcggttactggcccaacactctaactactaggctacctgctggtcactggcccaacactctaaccactaggctacctgctggttactggcccaacactctaaccactaggctacctgctggttactggcccaacactctaactgctaggctatgtgctggttactagtccaacactctaaccactaggctacctgctggttactggcccaacactctaactgctagggtactgctggttactggcccaacactctaaccactaggctacctgctggttactggcccaacactctaactgctaggctacctgctggtcactggcccaacactctaaccactaggctacctgctggttactggcccaacactctaaccactaggctacctgctggttactggcccaacactctaactgctaggctatgtgctggttactggcccaacactctaactgctaggctacctgctggttactggcccaacactctaactgctaggctacctgctggttactggcccaacactctaactactaggctacctgctggtcactggcccaacactctaaccactaggctacctgctggttactggcccaacatttAACTACtaactgctggttactggcccaacactctaactgctaggctacctgctggttactggcccaacactctaactgctaggaCTCATTGCTGGttacccaacactctaaccactaggctacctgctggttactggcccaacactctaactgctaggctcctgctggttactggcccaacactctaactgctagggtactgctggttactggcccaacactctaaccactaggctacctgctggtcactggcccaacactctaaccactaggctactgctggttactggcccaacactctaactgctaggctacctgctggttactggcccaacactctaactgctaggctgtgctggttactggcccaacactctaactgctaggctacctgctggttactggcccaacactctaactgctaggctacctgctggttactggcccaacactctaactgctaggctactgctggtcactggcccaacactctaacctgctaggctacctgctggttactggcccaacactctaaccactaggctactgctggttactggcccaacactctaactgctaggctatgtgctggttactggcccaacactctaactgctaggctacctgctggttactggcccaacactctaaccactaggctacctgctggttactggcccaacactctaactgctaggctactgctggttactggcccaacactctaactgctaggctactgctggttactggcccaacactctaactgctaggctacctgctggttactggcccaacactctaactgctaggctacctgctggttactggcccaacactctaactgctaggctactgctggttactggcccaacactctaactgctaggctactgctggttactggcccaacactctaactgctaggctactgctggttactggcccaacactctaactgctaggctactgctggttactggcccaacactctaactgctaggctactgctggttactggcccaacactctaactgctaggctactgctggttactggcccaacactcagaACTGCTAGGCTActactggttactggcccaacactctaactgctaggctactgctggttactggcccaacactctaactgctaggctactgctggttactgattcccaacactctaactgctaggctactgctggttactggcccaacactctaactgctaggctactgctggttactggcccaacactaactgctaggctactgctggttactggcccaacactctaactgctggttggttactggcccaacactaactgctaggctactgctggttactggcccaacactctaactgctggttactggcccaacacctaactgctaggctactgctggttactggcccaacactctaactgctaggctactgctggttactggcccaacactctaactgctaggctactgctggttactggcccaacactctaactgctaggctactgctggttactggcccaacactctaactgctaggctacctgctggttactggcccaacactctaaccactagactacctgctggttactagtccaacactctaactgctaggctactgctggttactggcccaacactctaactgctaggctactgctggttactggcccaacactctaactgctaggctacctgctggttactggcccaacactctaactgctaggctactgctggttactggcccaacactctaaccactaggctacctgctggttactggcccaacactctaactgctaggctactgctggttactggcccaacactctaactgctaggctacctgctggttactggcccaacactctaactgctaggctactgctggttactggcccaacactctaactgctaggctacctgctggttactggcccaacactctaactgctaggctactgctggttactggcccaacactctaactgctaggctactgctggttactggcccaacactctaactgctaggctactgctggttactggcccaacactaactgctaggctacgtgctggttactggcccaacactctaactgctaggctactgctggttactggcccaacactctaactgctaggctactgctggttactggcccaacactctctaggctactgctggttactggcccaacactctaactgctaggctactgctggttactggcccaacactctaactgctaggctacgtgctggttactggcccaacactctaactgctaggctactgctggttactggcccaacactctaactgctaggctactgctggttactggcccaacactctaactgctaggctacctgctggttactggcccaacactctaactgctagactactgctggttactggcccaacactctaactgctaggctactgctggttactggcccaacactaactgctaggctactgctggttactggcccaacactctaactgctaggctacctgctggttactggcccaacactctaactgctaggctactgctggttactggcccaacactctaactgctaggctactgctggttactggcccaacactctaactgctaggctactgctggttactggcccaacactctaactgctaggctactgctggttactggcccaacactctaactgctaggctactgctggttactggcccaacaccctaactgctaggctactgctggttactggcccaacactctaactgctaggctactgctggttactggcccaacactctaactgctaggctactgctggttactggcccaacactctaactgctaggctactgctggttactggcccaacactctaactgctaggctactgctggttactggcccaacactctaactgctaggctactgctggttactggcccaacactctaactgctaggctactgctggttactggcccaacactctaactgctggttactggcccaacactctaactgctaggctactgctggttactggcccaacactaactgctaggctacgtgctggttactggcccaacactctaactgctaggctactgctggttactggcccaacactctaactgctaggctactgctggttactggcccaacactctaactgctaggctacctgctggttactggcccaacactctaaccactagactacctgctggttactagtccaacactctaactgctaggctactgctggttactggcccaacactctaactgctaggctactgctggttactggcccaacactctaactgctaggctacctgctggttactggcccaacactctaactgctaggctactgctggttactggcccaacactcgaactgctaggctacctgctggttactggcccaacaccctaactgctaggctactgctggttactggcccaacactctaactgctaggctactgctggttactggcccaacaccctaactgctaggctactgctggttactggcccaacaccctaactgctaggctactgctggttactggcccaacactctaactgctaggctactgctggttactggcccaacactcgaactgctaggctactgctggttactggcccaacaccctaactgctaggctactgctggttactggcccaacaccctaactgctaggctacctgctggttactggcccaacaccctaactgctaggctactgctggttactggcccaacactctaactgctagggtactgctggttactggcccaacactctaactgctaggctacctgctggttactggcccaacactcgaaCTGCTAGGgtactgctggttactggcccaacactctaactgctaggctactgctggttactggcccaacactctaactgctaggctactgctggttactggctcaacactctaactgctaggctactgctggttactggcccaacactcttactgctaggctacctgccgcccttcaTGAGTTGTCTAAGTAACACAGCTATCATGCTTTCAGAAAGAGCGAGGATCTCCTTTGGGGAATATTTACCACAAGCCAACATTGTCTCCATTTTTTCCATTGgtcattttcaataaatattcCAACAAACAACCTTTTCGTAACCCCGTAATGTTCTGTAACGGTGTGAGAAAATGTCCCCTGTTATCTGCAGAGGGACAggtgaggtacacacacacagggggtggAGGGGAATGCAGAGTCAGAGCCGTGGTTCCTGTATAAAAGACCCCTGCTGTGTGCCTCACTCCATCACGCTGAAAACATGAACTGTCTGCTGATCCTCTCCTGCCTTGCCTTCGCCGGCGCAGCCTACGGTGAGAAAATGTCCATGTTTATGTGTCtgccttttcattttttttttttacctttatttaaacaggcaagtcagttaagaacatattcttattttcaatgacggcctgggaacagtgggttacctgcctgttcaggggcagaacgacagatttgtaccttgtcagctcgggggcttgaactcgcaaccttccggttactagtccaacgctctaaccaacgCTGCCGCCTTGTAGGATACCTTGTAGGATACCTTGTAGGATTCCTTGTAGGATACCTTGTAGGATTCCTTGTAGGATTCCTTGTAGGATTCCTTGTAGGATACCTTGTAGGATACCTTGTAGGATACCTTGTAGGATTCCTTGTAGGATTCCTTGTAGGATACCTTGTAGGATACCTTGTAGGATTCCTTGTAGGATAGGATCCTTGTAGGATATAGGATTCCTTGTAGGATTTGTAGGATACCTTGATACCTTGGATACCTTGTAGGATACCTTGGGTTGGCTTTTTAGTCATTTGGGTTTTTATTGTTATTCTTGTAGTTTTTTAAATTCTCatatgtttgttgtgtagtaaacaTTTCAGTTTTAATTTTAATTGTTTTTATTTGTGTCTTCCTGTGAAGCACATTGTGTTGCATtcccatgtctgaaatgtgctgtagaAATAAAActtcatttgatttatttatcaggtaaaataagtatttgatagtAGTTGACAGCTCTGGTCAATAACATTTCAAGTGGTACTACAATAAGCAGCATTGTATTTATATTCTGTATAGATGTAATTCAGAAACTGTCACTGTTAGAATCTCTGTTAGAGCAGCCAAACTTGACCCCTGACCCATAATCTCTGTCATTAGGCTGTGGTAAACCCGCCATCCAGCCTGTGGTGTCTGGTTACGCCCGCATCGTCAACGGTGAGGAGGCTGTGCCCGGCTCCTGGCCCTGGCAGGTGTCGCTCCAGGACTACACTGGATTCCACTTCTGCGGCGGCTCTCTGATCAACGAGAACTGGGTTGTGACTGCTGCTCACTGCAGCGTGAAGTGAGTGCTGGCTGCTGAGCCTATAACCATAAGTGTAGCAACGTGCTAACTAGCTAAAACCTAGCTATTGCTAACTAGCTAAAAGCTGGCTCATGCAAACTAACTAAAACTAGATATAAACGAGATAATGCTAATGCTAATTAGCTCAAAGCTGGCTAGCATATTGCTAAAGTAGCTAAATTATGTTTATTTTGTGAAACTATTTCAGGACCTCTCACCGTGTGATCCTGGGAGAGCACGATCGCTCCTCCAATGCTGAGAACATCCAGACCATCAAGGTTGGCCAGGTAAACAACCACGTACACACACAACTATTACTACAATTTGAACATctaatacttttattttgaagtaaAGATAAAGATCAGTAAAAGTTCCACCTTTCCATccccactgtcccctatatatccctactgtcccctatatatccctactgtcccctatatattcctactgtcccctatatatccccattgtcccctatatatccccactgtcccctatatatccctaCTGTCCCATATATAtccctactgtcccctatatatccccattgtcccctatatatccccactgtcccctatatatccccactgtcccctatatatccccattgtcccctatatatccccactgtcccctatatatccccactgtcccctatatctccccactgtcccctatatatccctactgtcccctatatatccctactgtcccctatatatccctactgtcccctatatatccccattgtcccctatatatccccactgtcccctatatatcctcactgtcccctatatatccccactgtcccctatatatccctactgtcccctatatatccctactgtcccctatatatccccactgtcccctatatatccctactgtcccctatatatccccactgtcccctatatatccccactgtcccctatatatccctactgtcccctatatatccctactgtcccctatatatccccactgtcccctatatatccctactgtcccctatatatccctactgtcccctatatattcccactgtcccctatatatccccactgtcccctatatatccccactgtcccctatatatccccactgtcccctatatatccctactgtcccctatatatccccactgtcccctatatatccccactgtcccctatatatccctactgtcccctatatatccctactgtcccctatatatccctactgtcccctatatatccccactgtcccctatatatccctactgtcccctatatatccctactgtcccctatatatccccATTGTCCCCTATATATCCCCACTGTGCCCTATATTACTACAATTTGAACATCtaagacttttattttgaagtaaAGATAAAGACCAGTAAAAGTTCCACCTTTTGAAGTCACACATCAACTCAAACGATAATGATCTGCTCAGCGGATTAACATCCAATCTAAATCTCAAACGTTGTCGCCTTGTGTCCTGACTAGGTCTTCAAGCACCCCCGTTACAACGGCTTCACCATCAACAATGACATCACCCTGATCAAGCTGGCCACGCCCGCCCTCTTGGGAACCCGTGTGTCCCCCGTGTGCGTTGCTGAGACCAATGATGACTTCCCCGGTGGCATGACGTGTGTGACCTCCGGCTGGGGTCTGACCCGCTACAACGGTAATCAATAATCACTGCAGCTTTTCTAGGTCTCATTGTAAAGTCAGACAAACCTTGGTTAGTTTTTTTTGACTAGCGGTATGTTTGGTATAGTTGGAAGTTTCCATTTCAGTTGGCTCAATCTATTTCAAAAATGCCGTTTCGGTTGGCTGAATCTGTTTCAAAAATGACGTTTCAGTTGGCTCAATCTGTTTCAAAAATGACGTTTCGGTTGGCTCAATCTATTTCAAAAATTACGTTTCGGTTGGCTCAATCTATTTCAAAAATGACGTTTCGGTTGGGTTTCAGTGTAGTCTTGAGTTGCTAGGAGTCTAATAATTTGAGAAAGATGGTGATTGGCTGACCGGTTTCTAAGAGTTACCTGACCCTTGGTGTCCTCTGGTTCCAGCTGCTGACACCCCTGCCCTGCTGCAGCAGGCCGCTCTTCCCCTGCTGACCAAGGCTCAGTGCCAGAAGTTCTGGGGCTCCAAGATCACCGACCTCATGATCTGTGCTGGAGccgatggtgcctcttcctgcaTGGTGAGTAACACAAACCACAGGGTTGGAACATTCCGGTAAACTTTCAAAAACATTGCCAGGGTTTTCAAACTTCCTAGTTGGAAGAATCCCATATTTTTGCAAGCCTACACAAACCCTTCCTGACACACTTACAGCCCATGACACTGAACCTACCACCATCTgactaatggggcggcagggtagcctagtggttagagcgttggactagtagccggaaggttgcaagttcaaacccccgagctgacaaggtacaaatctgtcattctgcccatgaacaggcagttaacccactgttcctaggctgccattgaaaataagaacttgttcttaattgacttgccaagtttaataaaggttaaaaaaataaaaaatggcagAGTTCTTCAAAGTTCTTCTGAACGTTTACAGTATTTAAACTGGCTTAAATAATCATTGCATCAATAAAATATTGGTGTTTCCTTAGTTTCGTTCTTACCTTTTTGGAAACAGCAGAGCACAAACTCTGAACATAAAAAATAAATCCCTAGGGAGAGACTCTTTACTCTTTCTGTTCTCCTTTTTGTGTTCCTGCAGGGTGACTCTGGTGGCCCCCTGGTCTGTGAGAAGGCTGGTGCCTGGACGCTGGTTGGTATTGTGTCCTGGGGCAGTGGAACCTGCACCACCACTATGCCCGGAGTGTACGCACGCGTCACCGAGCTCCGCTCCTACATCGACCAGACCATCGCCTCCAACTAAGTTTTCAACTTCATctccattaaaaaaaataaaagtagtTTCTAGTAACATGTTTGTTCCTTGGTGTTTCTTGAAACGTGGGTTTTGATAGTTAATGCAGCGATCAGCAGTTAACAGAATAGCAAAGCGTTCTCTCCGCCACTGATCTGGTAAAAAGCGGGGGGATGGTGcttgagaaatgtaaccactctcaaatacAAAAGATAAATCTccggatgcaaggactgaccatccatgatatcaatatTAACCAGTTCCAAAAAcctccagtgattttgcatagccacatcattcaacagaaatactcatcataaatgtagatgataatacaagttatacacatggaattatagatttacagtatgtatcctatacAGTATCTGTAGCCTACGGTGTCCTGGGAAATGACCCGATGTATTGGAGACCTTGAGTGGAGAAACACTGGCTTATCAGTGGTACATAAAACGCTATGGGCAAAAACATGCAAGTCATATGTTTAATGTTATGGGAGCAAGGGGTGGATAATTGTACGCAGGTGCTTTACCACAGTGAATGTTAGTACTGAAGTATATAATGCCAAATCTTTGTAATTATTAGAACTGACTTTGATCAGATAATCACAGATACAGTATAGTGGAATAACAACAGTACTGTCTTTGGCCACAGCTAGTGGCCTGTCCCATGAGACCCATCTCTTTCAGCTAGCCACAGCTAGTGGCCTGTCCCATGAGACCCATCTCTTTCAGCTAGCCACAGCTAGTGGCCTGTCCCATGAGCCCCATCTCTTTCAGCAATCCACAGCTAGTGGCCTGTCCCATGAGCCCCATCTTTCAGCTAGCCACAGCTAGTGGCCTGTCCCATGAGACCCATCTCTTTCAGCTAGCCACAGCTAGTGGCCTGTCCTATGAGAACCATCTCTTTCAGCTAGCCACAGCTAGTGGCCTGTCCCATGAGCCCCATCTCTTTCAGCTAGCTACAGCTCGTGGCCTGTCCCATGAGCCCCATCTCTTTCAGCTAGCCACAGCTAGTGGCCTGTCCCATGAGCCCCATCTCTTTCAGCAATCCACAGCTAGTGGCCTGTCCCATGAGCCCCATCTTTCAGCTAGTCACAGCTAGTGGCCTGTCCCATGAGCCCCATCTCTTTCAGCTAGCTACAGCTAGTGGCCTGTCACATGAGCCCCATCTCTTTCAGCTAGCCACAGCTAGTGGCCTATCCCATGATCCCCATCTCTTTCAGCTAGCCACAGCTGTCCAGAAACATCAGACAAACGATTCTGAGCACTAGGAATCAGTATTTATCAGGAATAAGAACTCCAGTGATATGTCTCAACGGTAATAACTCCAGTGACAACTCCAGTGATATGTCTCAACAGTAATAACTCCAGTGATATGTCTCGACAGTAATAACTCCAGTGATATGTCTCAACAGTAATAACTCCAGTGATATGTCTCAACAGTAATAACTCAGTAATAACTCCAGTGATATG includes:
- the LOC124035470 gene encoding chymotrypsin A-like is translated as MNCLLILSCLAFAGAAYGCGKPAIQPVVSGYARIVNGEEAVPGSWPWQVSLQDYTGFHFCGGSLINENWVVTAAHCSVKTSHRVILGEHDRSSNAENIQTIKVGQVFKHPRYNGFTINNDITLIKLATPALLGTRVSPVCVAETNDDFPGGMTCVTSGWGLTRYNAADTPALLQQAALPLLTKAQCQKFWGSKITDLMICAGADGASSCMGDSGGPLVCEKAGAWTLVGIVSWGSGTCTTTMPGVYARVTELRSYIDQTIASN